A DNA window from Deinococcus malanensis contains the following coding sequences:
- a CDS encoding ferritin-like domain-containing protein: protein MTEDQNMMTAQTGEAQNLESQTTQTVLDRRAALSTLGKFGLGAAAFGLAGTGALAAPAKNIDVAVLNFALNLEYLEAAFYMAAVGRVNELRAFGGDAEIRLPASLDRTRGMQFKDSNVQALARDIAEDEFQHVKFLYGALGKAAVRRPVLDLSAAFDAAGQAASGGAIKGFNPYANDLFFLHGAFIFEDVGVTAYNGAATLLTNPAFLQAAAGILAVEAYHGGVIRGMLYQERQVSAAAGLYVGQVVQAISNLRGKVGGGKDMGLTDARGNAVFAPADRNGIAYPRSTREVLNIVYLAPGAQKGGFYPNGLNGSIK from the coding sequence ATGACCGAAGACCAGAACATGATGACCGCCCAGACCGGTGAAGCCCAGAACCTCGAATCCCAGACCACTCAGACTGTCCTTGACCGCCGCGCCGCCCTGAGCACGCTGGGTAAGTTCGGCCTGGGGGCGGCTGCCTTTGGTCTGGCTGGCACCGGTGCCCTGGCAGCACCCGCCAAGAACATCGACGTGGCCGTGCTGAACTTCGCCCTCAACCTGGAATACCTGGAAGCAGCCTTCTACATGGCTGCAGTGGGCCGCGTCAACGAACTGCGGGCTTTCGGCGGCGACGCCGAGATCCGTCTGCCCGCCAGCCTCGACCGCACCCGCGGCATGCAGTTCAAGGACAGCAACGTGCAGGCCCTGGCCCGGGATATTGCCGAAGACGAGTTCCAGCACGTCAAATTCCTGTACGGCGCGCTGGGCAAGGCAGCAGTCCGGCGTCCCGTCCTGGACCTGTCGGCGGCCTTCGACGCCGCAGGACAGGCTGCCAGCGGCGGCGCTATCAAGGGCTTTAACCCCTACGCCAACGACCTGTTCTTCCTGCACGGCGCCTTTATCTTCGAGGACGTGGGCGTCACGGCCTACAACGGCGCAGCCACCCTGCTGACCAACCCGGCCTTCCTGCAGGCGGCGGCCGGCATCCTGGCAGTCGAGGCCTATCACGGCGGCGTTATCCGAGGCATGTTGTACCAGGAGCGTCAGGTCAGCGCCGCCGCCGGGCTGTATGTGGGTCAGGTCGTGCAGGCCATCAGCAACCTGCGCGGCAAGGTCGGTGGCGGCAAGGACATGGGCCTGACCGACGCCCGTGGCAACGCCGTGTTTGCACCGGCAGACAGGAATGGCATCGCCTACCCGCGCTCGACCCGCGAGGTGCTGAACATTGTTTACCTGGCGCCCGGCGCCCAGAAGGGTGGTTTTTACCCCAATGGCCTGAACGGCAGCATCAAGTAA
- the meaB gene encoding methylmalonyl Co-A mutase-associated GTPase MeaB codes for MHEHSLTAALLAGDRRALAKAITLSESTRPEHEAQAQQLLSEVTPHASASVRVGLTGVPGVGKSTFIEALGLHLADAGHRVAVLAVDPSSVRTGGSIMGDKTRMPRLTVHPGAFIRPSPSGGALGGVTRRTREAIALCEAAGYGVLLVETVGVGQSETQVAAMTDLFVLLTLPNAGDELQGIKRGIMELADLCVVNKADTDPRAATRAQTELTAALKLLTPASASWRPRALQASALTGTGIVDVWQAVAAYRDTVDLAEKRRTQTALWFDELLREAAWRAFQAGMDPTRLRQLRAEVVDGILTPVQGIHALTGRMG; via the coding sequence ATGCATGAACATTCCCTGACTGCTGCGCTGCTGGCCGGCGACCGGCGTGCACTGGCCAAAGCCATCACACTCAGCGAATCCACCCGCCCTGAGCACGAAGCCCAGGCCCAGCAGCTTCTGTCCGAGGTCACGCCGCACGCCTCAGCGTCCGTACGCGTAGGGCTGACGGGCGTGCCGGGCGTTGGAAAAAGCACCTTTATCGAGGCCCTGGGTCTGCATCTGGCCGACGCGGGGCACCGGGTCGCGGTTCTGGCGGTGGACCCCAGCAGCGTGCGCACCGGCGGCAGCATCATGGGAGACAAGACACGCATGCCCCGGCTAACGGTGCATCCGGGAGCCTTTATCCGGCCAAGCCCCTCCGGCGGAGCGCTGGGTGGAGTCACCCGGCGCACGCGTGAGGCCATTGCCCTGTGTGAGGCCGCCGGCTATGGCGTGCTGCTGGTGGAAACCGTCGGGGTGGGGCAAAGCGAAACCCAGGTGGCGGCCATGACCGACCTGTTTGTCCTGCTGACCCTGCCCAACGCCGGGGACGAACTGCAGGGCATCAAGCGCGGCATCATGGAACTGGCGGACCTGTGCGTGGTGAACAAGGCCGATACTGACCCACGCGCGGCCACCCGGGCCCAGACGGAACTCACGGCGGCCCTGAAGCTTCTGACCCCTGCTTCTGCCTCCTGGCGTCCGCGCGCACTTCAGGCCTCAGCGCTGACGGGAACAGGCATCGTGGATGTGTGGCAGGCGGTGGCAGCGTACCGCGATACCGTGGACCTCGCCGAAAAACGCCGCACTCAGACGGCCTTGTGGTTCGACGAGCTTCTGCGCGAGGCAGCCTGGCGGGCGTTTCAGGCGGGTATGGACCCCACACGTCTGCGTCAGCTGCGCGCGGAAGTCGTGGACGGCATCCTGACCCCGGTGCAGGGGATTCACGCCCTGACCGGTCGTATGGGCTGA
- the scpA gene encoding methylmalonyl-CoA mutase, producing MNLRMKGRGGSVTRTGTSPHVGYRTPVRQAWQNREERRFQMTDLSAWKALAQKDLKGGDPATLNRETPEGLTLKALYTRADLPAGGAADTLPGLPPFTRGPRATMYAARPWTIRQYAGFSTAEESNAFYRRNLAAGQKGLSVAFDLATHRGYDSDHPRVVGDVGKAGVAIDSVEDMKLLFADIPLSEMSVSMTMNGAVLPILAGYIVAAQEQGATLDQLSGTIQNDILKEFMVRNTYIYPPEPSMRIIADIISYTARNMPRFNSISISGYHLQEAGANAALELAYTLADGLEYVRAALKGGLNIDEFAGRLSFFFGIGMNFYTEVAKLRAARLLWSELIKQFGPQKPMSRALRTHCQTSGWSLTEQDAYNNIVRTTIEAMAAVFGGTQSLHTNAFDEAIGLPTDFSARIARNTQLVLQEETGIPDVIDPWGGSYMMERLTADLADKARELMREVEDLGGMAKAIESGVPKLRIEESAARKQARIDRGEDVIVGVNKYRPTMETPIEVLDINNAAVRDSQIARLERIRAGRDGTAVEQALQALEECARSGEGNLLALSVEAMRVRATVGEVSDALERVWGRHSAEIRTLSGVYAAGYAGDEGFAALQRDIEAFAEAEGRRPRILVVKMGQDGHDRGAKVIATGFADLGFDVDVGPLFQTPEEAARQAVENDVHVVGVSSQAAGHRTLVPQLIQALRAQGAGDVLVVVGGVIPQQDYAALRDAGAAGIFGPGTPILHSAREVLQLLRDRQPL from the coding sequence ATGAACCTCAGAATGAAAGGGCGAGGCGGGAGTGTTACACGCACAGGCACGTCCCCGCATGTGGGCTACCGAACGCCCGTTAGGCAGGCGTGGCAGAATCGGGAAGAACGGAGGTTTCAGATGACCGACCTGAGCGCATGGAAAGCCCTGGCGCAAAAGGATTTGAAGGGTGGCGACCCCGCGACCCTGAACCGCGAGACGCCTGAGGGCCTGACCCTCAAGGCGCTGTACACCCGTGCCGACCTGCCTGCAGGCGGCGCGGCCGACACTCTGCCGGGTCTGCCGCCCTTTACGCGGGGCCCGCGCGCCACCATGTACGCTGCCCGGCCCTGGACCATCCGGCAGTACGCGGGTTTTTCCACGGCCGAGGAATCAAACGCTTTTTACCGCCGCAACCTGGCGGCCGGACAAAAAGGCCTGTCGGTGGCCTTTGATCTGGCGACCCACCGTGGATACGACTCAGACCACCCCCGGGTAGTGGGCGATGTCGGCAAGGCGGGTGTGGCCATCGACTCGGTCGAGGACATGAAGCTCCTGTTTGCGGACATTCCGCTCTCGGAGATGTCGGTGTCCATGACCATGAACGGCGCGGTGCTGCCGATTCTGGCGGGCTACATCGTGGCCGCCCAGGAGCAGGGCGCGACTCTGGATCAGCTGTCGGGCACCATCCAGAACGACATTCTCAAAGAGTTCATGGTGCGCAACACCTACATCTATCCGCCCGAACCCAGCATGCGCATCATTGCGGACATCATCAGCTACACCGCGCGCAACATGCCGCGCTTCAATTCCATATCGATCTCGGGATACCACCTGCAGGAAGCCGGCGCCAACGCCGCGCTGGAGCTCGCTTATACCCTGGCCGACGGGCTGGAATACGTACGGGCTGCGCTGAAGGGCGGCCTGAACATCGACGAGTTCGCCGGACGGCTCAGCTTCTTCTTCGGGATCGGTATGAATTTCTATACCGAGGTCGCCAAGCTGCGTGCCGCACGGCTGTTGTGGAGCGAGCTGATCAAGCAGTTCGGGCCGCAAAAGCCCATGAGCCGGGCCCTGCGCACCCACTGCCAGACCTCGGGGTGGTCGCTGACCGAGCAGGACGCCTACAACAACATCGTCCGCACGACCATCGAGGCCATGGCGGCCGTGTTTGGCGGCACCCAGAGCCTGCACACCAATGCCTTTGACGAGGCGATCGGTCTGCCCACCGATTTCTCTGCCCGGATTGCACGCAACACCCAGCTGGTACTGCAGGAGGAGACCGGCATTCCGGATGTGATCGATCCCTGGGGCGGCAGCTACATGATGGAGCGCCTGACCGCCGATCTGGCCGACAAGGCCAGGGAACTGATGCGCGAGGTCGAGGACCTGGGCGGTATGGCCAAGGCCATCGAGTCTGGAGTCCCCAAACTGAGGATCGAGGAATCGGCCGCGCGCAAGCAGGCCCGGATTGACCGCGGCGAAGACGTGATTGTCGGTGTGAACAAATACCGGCCCACCATGGAAACGCCCATCGAGGTGCTGGATATCAACAACGCCGCCGTGCGCGACTCGCAGATTGCCCGCCTGGAACGCATCCGGGCCGGGAGAGACGGCACTGCCGTCGAGCAGGCCCTGCAGGCGCTCGAAGAGTGCGCCCGCAGCGGCGAGGGCAACCTGCTGGCGTTGAGCGTGGAGGCCATGCGCGTGCGCGCCACCGTGGGCGAGGTCAGCGACGCCCTGGAGCGGGTCTGGGGCCGGCACTCCGCCGAGATTCGCACGCTGAGTGGCGTGTACGCCGCCGGATACGCCGGAGACGAGGGATTCGCGGCGCTGCAGCGTGACATCGAAGCGTTTGCCGAAGCCGAGGGCCGCCGTCCCCGCATCCTGGTGGTCAAGATGGGCCAGGACGGCCACGACCGCGGAGCCAAGGTGATTGCCACCGGCTTTGCCGACCTGGGCTTTGACGTGGACGTGGGACCGCTGTTCCAGACCCCCGAGGAAGCTGCCCGCCAGGCCGTGGAAAACGACGTCCATGTGGTGGGCGTCAGCAGCCAGGCGGCGGGGCACCGGACCCTGGTGCCGCAGCTGATCCAGGCGCTGCGTGCCCAGGGAGCCGGAGACGTGCTGGTGGTGGTGGGCGGCGTGATTCCGCAGCAGGACTACGCGGCCCTGCGTGACGCTGGCGCGGCCGGCATCTTTGGTCCGGGGACACCAATCCTGCACAGCGCCCGCGAGGTGTTGCAGCTGCTGCGTGACCGGCAACCTCTCTGA
- the rpe gene encoding ribulose-phosphate 3-epimerase, with the protein MSRGSALGRVQPVTDAVPHPVKLAPSLLACDFTRFGEELRAIEGADWAHVDVMDGAFVPNISFGLPILAAARRASPLFMDVHLMIERPERYLRDFADAGADGLTVHVESTPHIQRAVDMIRDLGKKVGITLNPGTPLEALRPLLADVDLILVMSINPGFGGQKFMPSSLERLRTLRRWLDDSGSKVELQVDGGVTPQNARAIVHAGATCLVAGSAVYGPDGAQAGLERLREAIK; encoded by the coding sequence ATGAGCAGAGGCTCTGCGCTTGGTAGAGTGCAGCCTGTGACCGACGCTGTGCCTCACCCTGTCAAACTCGCCCCCAGTCTCCTGGCCTGCGATTTCACCCGTTTTGGAGAGGAACTGCGCGCCATCGAGGGGGCAGACTGGGCGCATGTAGATGTGATGGACGGCGCCTTCGTGCCCAATATCAGCTTCGGGCTGCCGATCCTGGCGGCGGCCCGTCGGGCCAGCCCGCTGTTCATGGACGTGCACCTGATGATCGAGCGTCCCGAGCGTTATCTGCGTGACTTTGCTGATGCGGGCGCCGACGGCCTGACGGTGCACGTGGAGTCGACGCCGCACATTCAGCGCGCTGTGGACATGATCCGCGATCTGGGCAAGAAGGTCGGCATCACCCTGAATCCCGGCACGCCACTGGAGGCGCTGCGCCCGCTTCTGGCGGATGTGGACCTGATTCTGGTTATGAGTATCAACCCGGGCTTCGGTGGACAGAAATTTATGCCAAGCAGCCTGGAACGTCTGCGAACGCTACGGCGCTGGCTGGACGATTCGGGCAGCAAGGTTGAGCTTCAGGTTGATGGGGGCGTGACCCCGCAGAACGCCCGCGCGATTGTCCATGCCGGTGCCACCTGTCTGGTGGCTGGGAGTGCCGTGTACGGCCCGGACGGGGCGCAGGCCGGTCTTGAGCGGCTTCGTGAGGCCATCAAGTGA